A genome region from Actinobacillus arthritidis includes the following:
- a CDS encoding NADH:ubiquinone reductase (Na(+)-transporting) subunit B — translation MGLKNLFEKMEPAFHKGGKYEKWYTLFEATYTILYTPGTVTRKDSHVRDALDSKRMMIIVWLALFPAMFWGMYNVGHQALLATNHLGTLADTIANNWHYGFADALGATLTADAGWGSKMFLGATYFLPIYLTIFLVGGFWEVVFAMVRKHEINEGFFVTSILLALIVPPTLPLWQARLVATFGVVVAKEVFGGVGKNFMNPALAGRAFLFFAYPGQISGDLVWTARDGFSGATALSQWAQGGQGALKHVVTGQEITWMDAFLGNIPGTIGEVSTLMLIIGAAIIVFTRIASWRIIAGVMVGMVATATVFNLIGSNTNPLFSMPWHWHLVLGGFALGMFFMATDPVSAAFTNKGKWWYGALIGVMCVVIRVANPAYPEGMMLAILFANLFAPIFDYLVVQGNIKRRKAKAA, via the coding sequence ATGGGTTTAAAAAATCTTTTTGAAAAGATGGAACCTGCGTTTCACAAAGGTGGAAAATATGAGAAATGGTATACGCTTTTTGAAGCAACATATACCATTCTTTATACACCGGGTACGGTAACTCGTAAAGATTCACACGTACGTGATGCGTTAGATTCTAAACGTATGATGATTATCGTATGGTTAGCATTATTCCCAGCAATGTTCTGGGGGATGTATAACGTTGGTCATCAAGCATTATTAGCTACGAATCATTTAGGTACATTAGCCGATACGATTGCAAATAACTGGCATTATGGCTTTGCTGATGCGTTAGGCGCAACCTTAACCGCTGATGCAGGTTGGGGCAGTAAAATGTTCCTTGGTGCAACTTATTTCCTTCCAATCTACTTAACGATTTTCTTAGTAGGTGGTTTCTGGGAAGTTGTATTTGCAATGGTGCGTAAACATGAAATTAATGAAGGTTTCTTCGTTACTTCTATTTTATTAGCATTAATTGTTCCTCCAACATTACCATTATGGCAAGCAAGACTTGTCGCAACATTCGGTGTTGTGGTTGCAAAAGAGGTATTCGGTGGCGTAGGTAAAAACTTTATGAACCCGGCATTAGCGGGTCGTGCGTTTTTATTCTTTGCATATCCAGGTCAAATTTCTGGTGATTTAGTGTGGACGGCAAGAGACGGATTCTCTGGTGCGACAGCACTTTCACAATGGGCACAAGGCGGACAAGGTGCGTTAAAACACGTTGTAACCGGTCAAGAAATTACTTGGATGGATGCCTTCTTAGGTAATATTCCAGGAACAATCGGTGAAGTTTCAACACTTATGTTAATCATTGGTGCCGCAATTATCGTATTCACTCGCATTGCTTCATGGCGAATTATTGCCGGTGTAATGGTTGGTATGGTCGCGACTGCGACTGTATTTAATCTAATCGGTTCAAACACAAACCCTCTATTCTCAATGCCATGGCATTGGCACTTAGTGTTAGGTGGTTTCGCATTAGGTATGTTCTTTATGGCAACAGACCCTGTATCAGCGGCATTTACTAATAAAGGTAAATGGTGGTACGGTGCGTTAATCGGTGTGATGTGTGTTGTTATCCGTGTAGCAAACCCGGCATATCCGGAAGGTATGATGTTAGCAATTTTATTCGCTAACTTATTTGCTCCGATCTTCGACTATTTAGTCGTTCAAGGCAACATCAAACGTAGAAAAGCGAAGGCGGCATAA